The genomic window AACTTTATCCTGCTTTTTATGTATGGGAATCCGCACCTTTGACCCTACCGCCAAAATACCACTTTGCAAGGCTTTGTTGTATTTAAGTAAGCTATCTACTCTGGTTTGATATTGCTTTGCGATGCCGTAAAGGGTTTCTTTAGGATTTACCTGATGATAGATAAAATTAAAGTCTTTGTTCTCTTTTGCTGATACGGGCTGCTGAGCGGGTATTTTTAAAATAGCACCTACCAACAGCTCTTTATCCAAACCTGCATTGTATTTTTTTATTGAGTCTATTGGTATCTCGTATTTTTTTGAAAGATAATACAAGGTTTGACCTTTTTGTACAGTATGATAAATAAAATCATCGGACTCATTTATTTCTAAAATATTACTGTTTCTACCCTCGATAACCGGTATATACAAAATGTCACCTGGATTTAGTCCGAAGATAGAATTTGGGTTGGCCTCGTGAATTTCTTTTTGCGACACGCCATATCTTTTTGCGATACCATAAAAACCCTCTCCTTTTTTTACTTTGTACAAATAAAAAGTTTTGCCATCGACAATAACTTTATCGGCCATTTTTTTTTCCTGAATTACTTGTGCCTCAAGTACAGGCAAGGCCAAAAAACAGAAAGCAAAGGCCAAAAAATATATAAATGATTTCTTTATCATTAATTCTGTGGTTCTGAATAATAAATGCCTCCAAAAGTATAAAGATTCGCTTAAACAAAAAAAGTTGTTGCAACATTCGTTCCAACAACTTTTTCCGATACTAAATAATTTTGGCTTACATTTTAATTTGAGCTTCAATTTCTTGTATTACATTTTTAAACTCTTTGTCGGTTTCAATTAGGTTGTTTACCGTTTTGCAAGCATGCAATACTGTGGCATGATCTTTTTTGCCAATTTTGGTACCAATACTCGACAGTGAAGAGTTGGTCAGGCTCTTTGAAAAATACATGGCTACCTGCCGGGCCTGCACGATGTCACGCTTACGTGTTTTACTTTGAAGCGAGTCGAGTGCCAATCCAAAATAATCGCAAACAATTTGCTGTATGTAATCTACGCTTAATTCTTTTTGCGTTTTACGCACCAGTTTATCTATGATGGACTTTGCTACATCGCAGGTTATTTCTTTTTTATTTAGTGTGGCCTGTGCCAGCAAAGAAATCAGAGCACCTTCCAACTCTCTGATATTTTGAGAAATATTGGAAGCAATATAATGTATAACCTCTTCGTGTATTGAACTAATACCATCTTTATACAATTTATGTTTGAGTATGGCTACACGCGTATCGTAATCCGGCACTTGTACATCGGCCGAAAGTCCCCATTTAAACCTTGAGAGCAACCTATCCTCCATTCCTTTCATATCAACCGGTGCTTTATCAGCGGTTAATATGAGTTGTTTGTTCATTTGATGCAAGTGGTTAAAGATGTGGAAAAAAGTATTCTGTGTTTTTTCTTTGCCAGCAAACTCCTGCACATCGTCTATGATCAAAACATCTATCATTTGATAGAAATTTAAAAAATCGTTTTGCGTGTTATTGCGTACCGATTCGGTAAACTGGGTTTGAAATTTATTGGCATTTACATACAGTACTGTTTTTTCGGGAAAATTTGTTTTCACATCGATACCAATAGCTTGCGCCAGATGTGTTTTTCCCAGTCCTGAATTACCATATAAAAATAAAGGATTAAACGCTGTTTTACCCGGATTCTTTGCCACTGCCATACCCGCTGAGCGCGCTAACCTGTTACATTCGCCTTCAATGTGATTCTCGAAGGTATAATCGGCATTCAACTGTGGATCAACGTTCAATTTTTTTATTCCGGGAATTACAAAAGGATTTTTCACCACCGGCTTGTCCGGGGTCATTTGCATGGAAACCGGACGGTTGCGAAGATCCGTTTTGTTGTTAGAAGGTAAGCGCTGGGTCAAAGGTTGTTGATTTTTATGATGCGGTGCATCCATAACAACACTGTATTCCAGTTTAGCCGATTGCCCAAGTTCTTTTCGGATTGTACTTCTTAACAAATCGATGAAATGCTCCTCCAGGTACTCATAAAAAAAAGCACTTGGCACCTGAATAGTTAAGATGTTATTTTCGATTTTTAAAGGGACAATAGGATCGAACCATGTTTTAAAACTTATCTGTGGAATGTTATCCTTAATTACCGCAAGGCAATTATTCCATACAATTTCGTAACCGGCCTTCATTTTCGCTTCTTCAATTAAAGTATTATGTTATGTAATATTGATTTCACTAATACAAAAATTGTGAAAAAGTTCTTGAAAAAAAAATGTTAAAATGTTTGACATTGTCAAATGTCAAGTATTCCGTTAGTTCTTAACACCTTAATGCAAATAGCCGCTAAATCGCTCATAAACAACCTATTGAACATCATAGCCTATGTTCATTTAACACATGCTATGTGCTTAATACAAAGGGGTTGCAGAATAGTTTCATTTATTTTAATTTTTTAGGGCCAAAAATATATTTAACACTATAATTGAATTTGTAATAATTGTGAATTTTGACGAAACCCCTATTTTTTTATACGTATATCCCCCGTAAATATTGCGATTTCGGCATCAGGATAACGTTCTGTAATTTGGCCTTTAAGTACCGAAATCTCCTCATACGTTTGTGCTTCGCCCAAGGTGTATAAATAATATTTTCCATCACGTTCTTCTTTAACGAATTCACCTTTTATCAATTCATTACCTCTCAGGTAATCCAGGGGACTTAATGATTTTTGCAACAATACCCGGTATGTCCGTGGGGCATCCTTACTATTTTTTGCCTTACCACCTCCTCCACCAAAACTAATAGCGCTGAAATTTACATAACGTTTGGGTTGTGTCCTAACATCGTTTAACAACCTGTCTAAACTAATCGAAGTTTCGTTTAGGTTGTAATACAACTGTTCGTCGCGCAGCAGTTTACCCAAGGTGCCCTCACCCTGATCCAAGGAATGCAACATTTTATTAATCCACACTGTTGCGCTATTTAACTGATAAGCAATACTATCTACATGCGCCTGAGCCAACTGATAGCTAACATCATCCAGATTGTGCATCACTGAAGACAATACTCTGCTGTTTGCTTTTAGTACCATTGTCATTGAGTCCAAATTGGTGAGGGTATTTCCTAATGGTCCATCCGGTTGCAAGCTTTTATCGATGGTAGCACTCATATAGTTCAGGTTGCGCATTACTTGCGAAAAATGTTCTACGCCATGAGAAAAGTTATTTTTATTTTCATCGTTTAGTAAACGGTTAAAATTAGTAAGCACGGAGTCCAATTCTACTACCATACCTTCCACTTTGTCTTTCAGTGGTAGCATTTCCTGGCTCACTTGATCTGCCAAATCGCCCGACACTGATGTTTCCATGGTATCTCCGGGTTGTAACAATTTAGCATCCGTGCCATAAACAAAGCGTATAGCCTTTGTACCCATTAAGTCCAGGCTATAAATTTGCGCTACCGTATTTAGCGGGAAGTCGATGTTTTTTTCGATGGTCATGGTAACCAAAAGATCACTATCCCCATTATCCAACAAAGATATTCTGCGAACGGAACCAATCCGGTAGCCTTTAAAATAAACAGGGCTGGCTTCGGTAAGGCCATCTATACGGGGATATATGGCATGCACCCTGTAGCCGGACACAAAAACATCCTTCCCTTTTAAAAAATTAATGCCCCAACCAAAAATAAACAGCGCCAATGCAACTGTAAACCCTAACTTAACTTCTTTTGAAAATCTGGTCATAATTTGGTATCATTTATCTATCAAAAATATTCAATTTATATTATCCTGAATAAATCGTAAGCTTTTCAAGGTAATATAAACTTTTTAGTGGGTAAAAAACATTACTTATTCGTAAGCACATTGTATAAGAAGCTCATTAACGCAGAGCGTGCCGCAAGTTATCTAACTTTTTTGTCTCACCCAAACTATTTATATCGTGCAATTCTTCTGGAAATCTTGCTATACAATACATGTAATTCATCCTCCTCCTTCAGTAAATCCAAATGCTTATCCATTACGTTTTTATCGCCTCGTACAGCAGGACCTGTTTGTGCCTTTAAAGGGTCTAAGGATTCGGTTTTGAGTGCCGTTTCCAATATCAGGGGTTTAAGCACATCGAAGCTTACACCGCTTTTTTTTAGAATTTCATGGGCTATCGCATACATATGGTTGGTGAAGTTACATGCAAACACCGCTGCCAGATGTATTTGCTTACGTTGTTCAGAATCACATTCCAATACGGTATCCGATATTTGACCTGCAAAAAATTTTAACTCGCTATACGCCTCCCGGGTGTTGGCTTCGAGCAGAATGGGTATATGACTAAAATTTACCTCGCGTTCTTTGGTAAACGTTTGAAACGGATAAAATATCCCATATTTATTAAACCTGATGAGTAAGTCCATATTCACTGATCCCGCCGTGTGCACTACCGTTCCCTTTACCTTTGGTAATTGCTCCACCACGGACAGCAAAGCAGAATCGGATACTGCCAAAACATACAGATCGGCATCCGTTTGCAGCTCCGAAAAATCGGATGTTGCATAGGCATTTAGCTTGTGTGCCAGCATTTGGGCGTTTTGAAGGTTAAGGCTGTACACCTGACGAATATTAAAACCCTTAACAACAAGGGCAATACCCAACTGGGTGGCCAGATTACCCGAACCAATCAATACGATATTTCGGATCATATCAAACGATAATTTATTTTAGAATAAGATGTTTTTACGCGTGAATAAAAGTAATAAAATTATGCTGATTTTTACTTGGCTGCAATGAACTAACCCATGGGTTGGTAGCAAAATTACATATGTAGTGCCATTTTTTATCCCCCATAATTATAGACTGCTTACGCGCTTAGCACCCATTTACGAAAGGCAATTCAGGAACACCACCGCTGTATTTAAAACGTTATTTTAGCTACGGTTGTTGTTTTTGGCGTAATTTTATATCTGTCGTCTGTTCTGTGGCCTACCACCCAAATAATATCATCGCCCGACAACAATAACCAAACATCTTCTTTGTCCTTGAGCGAAAATTTTTGATCGATAAAGTAATCACTCAATTTTTTAAAGTTACTCATTCCCAACGGCTTAAAACAATCACCTTGTTGCCACTTCCGCAGCGTCAAGGGATAGTTGAGCAAATCGGCATCAAACTGGCCTACCTTGCTACTTTTATCCATCTTATAATCTGTTGTTTTAATTATTTTATCGAATGTAAGCTTAATTGGTTTTTCCATCTCTACCTCATCAGCATCTATATAAAACACCTCCTTACCAACACTTTCCTCTTTGGGCAACATAATAATATTATGGCGGTCTTTAATCAAACGGTAGTCGGGTGAATAAAACTGTTTACCTGAAACTTCATTTTGGATACATTCTACGAGTTTATTCACCACGGTACCATTAAAACCATATGGATTCAATATTTCAAAAAGCACTAGTTTTTTATCGGCAAATTGATTTACATGCTTTAAAGATATCAACAACTGACCATCCTGCTCCACCACCATTTTACTTTTTATACCCTCCACCGTAGCTTGAAAAAAAGAACTTACCTGACTCAGGTTATTCATGTTTTTCTTCATGGTGTCCATAAACGAAGGATTTAAGTCCTTAAATAAGGGCAATATCTGATGCCGCACCTTATTTCGCATATAAACGGACTCTAAGTTGGTGGAGTCGGTTCTGTAATTTAATTTATTGTACACGCAGTATTGTTCAATTTCGGTTCGGGTAAAACCCAGTAGTGGACGTATCAAATTACCATGCGCCGGTTTAATGCCGGACAAACCTTTTATGCCGGTTCCCCTGATTAAATTTATAAAAAAGGTTTCTATGTTATCGTCCTTGTGGTGACCGGTAGCAATGCGATCCAGTTTTTCTTTTGTAAGCAATTCGTTAAACCATCCATAACGAAGTTCGCGGGCAGCCATTTCGATTGAAATCCCATTTTTTTTCGCATAGCCTTTCGTATCGAAAGATTTCCGAAACAGGGGTACCCCCAGATTTTTGCAACAATCCACCACAAAGCGTTCGTCGCTATCCGATTCGGCACCCCGGAGATTAAAATTGCAATGCGCGGCACGCACATTAGCTTTTGCGGTCACAAACAGATGCAGTAGAGCCAGTGAGTCAGCCCCCCCACTCAGCGCCACCAATATTTTTTGTTGTGGATGATAATGGCACTTATTTTTTAGAGACTTCTGAAATAGATGATTCAATGTGAGATAGTTTATTCTGGTTAAATAATTGTAAAATGGCTTTTGCCTTTAATAGACACTCCTTGTACTCCAAATGCGGCATACTTTTTTCGGTGATAGCGCTGCCTACCATAAAAGATAAATAATGATTGGCGGCATCATATAACAAAGTACGAATCACCACGTTAAAATCAAAATCTCCATCAGGCGTAAAAAAACCTAAAGCTCCGGAATATAAGCCACGTTTGGTATACTCGTACTTTTCGATGATTTTCATGGCTCTTATCTTCGGTGCTCCTGTCATTGATCCAGGCGGAAAGGAGGCTTTGATGGCCTCTATACCTTCTTTGCCCTCCCCCAGTTGAGCCGTTATGGTAGAAATCATCTGAAATACCTGTGCAAAAGGATAAATACCGCAAAGCTCTTCCACTTTCACCGAGCCCGGCGCAGCTACTCTAGATAAATCGTTACGCACCAAATCAACAATCATAATATTTTCGGAACGCTCCTTGACAGAGCAGGCCAAATCATTTTTTATGGCTTCATCTTTTTTTATATCATCGGTTCGTTTGGCCGTTCCTTTAATGGGCTGACTGATGATGTTGGCGCCTTCTTTTTTAATATACCTTTCGGGCGAAGCACAAAGTGCAAATTTATCCTGTGCTTTTAAAAAAGAAGCAAATGGTGTAGGCGAAATTTTTATTAAATCATTGAAACCGGCATAGGGATTTATTTTTGCATTATGGGCATAAAACTCCATACAATAATTCATCTCATAAATATCCCCTTTATAAATATGTTTGAGCACAGCATTAACAGTATCCACATATTCTTTTTCAGAAACACGTGACTTAAATTTTATTTCAGATTCAAAACCCATAAACTCCGCTTGCGATACAATAGCGTCTATCAATTCCTGAATTTCGTTTTTATGGTTAATTTCGGGAATATAGCCCACCGTGCATGTGGTGCCTGAGCATTGTATAATATAGCGTGGACGAAAGAAACTTGCATCAGAAAATTGCAAGCCATCCTTATTATCCGAAGATAGTTTTTCGAGCTTATTTTTCAAATCATACCCCCAATAACCACACAACCAATCCCTATGTTTGTTATGGAATTTATAAACCGCATCAAAATCGCCTTTCACCTTACTGATATGCCCTAATCCGGCCAAAAAATTGAACGAATTATAATTTACCTTGCCCTGTTTGCCACAATAATAATCGTTACTATCGTACACTGCGGCATATTCAAAAGTGGCACAAAAGTGAACCAGTTTTTTTTTGAAAACTGCGCTATCCCCTATATCAAACGTAATGTATTGACGCATGTGGCAAAGTTAAACTAAATTTAATATTCAGCTTCGTAAAATCGTATATGTAGATATAAAAAAAGCATCCCATGATGCGTAAAAACACGGGATGCTTTATTTTTAAATATAATACTTAATCCTTAAAAAGTGCTTACTAACTTATTCGGCTTTTACTTGTGTCAGCGAAAAGTTAAAACCTTATGTACTTTTCAGGTTAGGCTTTCTTTCCAAGAAATTCAGAAATTCCCTCTTGGGTGGCTACCAACCCTTGGTCGCCACTGTGCCAATCGGCAGGACAAACCTCACCATTTTCTTCGAAGAACTGGAGGGCATCGATCATACGCAAGGTTTCGTCTACACTACGTCCCAATGGCATATCGTTAACCACCTGGTGACGCACTACTCCTTCTTTATCGATAAGGAACAGACCCCGATAAGCCATGGGGCTGCCTTCGAATATCATTTCACCCTCTTCGTTATAGTCGTACTCACCAGCTAACACGTCATAGTTTTGTGAAATAGTTAAGGATCCATCGGCCACCAATGGAAATTTAACCCCTTTGATGCCACCTTCTTTTTTTTCTGTCTGTAACCATTTCCAGTGCGAAAATGCCGAATCGACAGAAACACCCACTACCTGTACGTTTCTCTTTTCAAATTCGCTTAACTTATCCTGGAAAGCAATAATTTCGGTTGGGCAAACAAATGTAAAATCTGCAGGATAAAAGAACAATACCACGTTCTTTTTACCCACAAATTGGTCAAGAGAATAATTCTCAACTATTTCGCCACCGTTAACTACTGCTTCTGCATTAAAAGCCGGGGCTTTTTTTCCTACTAATACTGACATAATCTTTAAATTTTTATTTTTATTTTGTTTTTAAATTACTTGTTACTTACCCAAACAAAGGTATGATAAAAAAGTTTGGAATATTTCTGTTTACTTTTCCAAAACCGTTAATTCTGCTATTTTAATAATTACTTCCACTGCCTTTTCCATACTCTGTAAAGGAACAAACTCAAACCTTCCATGAAAGTTGTGTCCCCCTGCAAAAATGTTTGGCGTTGGCAAACCCATATACGATAAGCGTGCCCCATCGGTTCCTCCACGGATGGGTTTTATATTGGGTTTTACGCCTACTTCTTCCATAGCTCTTTTGGCCTTATCCACAATATGCATTACAGGTTTCACCTTCTCGCACATGTTATAATACTGATCTTTAATTTCAACTGTGGCGGTCCCCTGTCCGTATTCACTATTTATTTTGCTCACCAGATGTGCGATCTCCTTCTTACGGTCTTCGAACCTATCCATCCTAAAATCGCGGATAATATAAGTAAGTTCACTTTTTTCCACTTCTCCATTAAAGGCCATCAAATGGAAGAAACCTTCGTAGCCCGAGGTATGTTCCGGTGTTTCTACCCTGGGGAGCATAGAAATGATTTGATTGGCAATACGTATGGAATTACGCATTTTATTTTTGGCATATCCCGGGTGAACATTTCTGCCGTGTACCGTAATTTTTGCCAGTGCTGCATTAAAGTTTTCGTATTCCAGCTCACCTATCTCACCACCGTCTATGGTATAGGCATATGCCGCCCCAAATTTCTCCACATCAAAATGATCGGCACCTGCACCTATTTCCTCATCAGGGGTAAAGCCAATTCGTATTTTGCCATGTTTAATTTCAGGATGCTGTATAAGATATTCTGCCGCCGTTACAATCGCGGCTACC from Saccharicrinis carchari includes these protein-coding regions:
- the dnaA gene encoding chromosomal replication initiator protein DnaA: MKAGYEIVWNNCLAVIKDNIPQISFKTWFDPIVPLKIENNILTIQVPSAFFYEYLEEHFIDLLRSTIRKELGQSAKLEYSVVMDAPHHKNQQPLTQRLPSNNKTDLRNRPVSMQMTPDKPVVKNPFVIPGIKKLNVDPQLNADYTFENHIEGECNRLARSAGMAVAKNPGKTAFNPLFLYGNSGLGKTHLAQAIGIDVKTNFPEKTVLYVNANKFQTQFTESVRNNTQNDFLNFYQMIDVLIIDDVQEFAGKEKTQNTFFHIFNHLHQMNKQLILTADKAPVDMKGMEDRLLSRFKWGLSADVQVPDYDTRVAILKHKLYKDGISSIHEEVIHYIASNISQNIRELEGALISLLAQATLNKKEITCDVAKSIIDKLVRKTQKELSVDYIQQIVCDYFGLALDSLQSKTRKRDIVQARQVAMYFSKSLTNSSLSSIGTKIGKKDHATVLHACKTVNNLIETDKEFKNVIQEIEAQIKM
- a CDS encoding MlaD family protein gives rise to the protein MTRFSKEVKLGFTVALALFIFGWGINFLKGKDVFVSGYRVHAIYPRIDGLTEASPVYFKGYRIGSVRRISLLDNGDSDLLVTMTIEKNIDFPLNTVAQIYSLDLMGTKAIRFVYGTDAKLLQPGDTMETSVSGDLADQVSQEMLPLKDKVEGMVVELDSVLTNFNRLLNDENKNNFSHGVEHFSQVMRNLNYMSATIDKSLQPDGPLGNTLTNLDSMTMVLKANSRVLSSVMHNLDDVSYQLAQAHVDSIAYQLNSATVWINKMLHSLDQGEGTLGKLLRDEQLYYNLNETSISLDRLLNDVRTQPKRYVNFSAISFGGGGGKAKNSKDAPRTYRVLLQKSLSPLDYLRGNELIKGEFVKEERDGKYYLYTLGEAQTYEEISVLKGQITERYPDAEIAIFTGDIRIKK
- a CDS encoding Rossmann-like and DUF2520 domain-containing protein translates to MIRNIVLIGSGNLATQLGIALVVKGFNIRQVYSLNLQNAQMLAHKLNAYATSDFSELQTDADLYVLAVSDSALLSVVEQLPKVKGTVVHTAGSVNMDLLIRFNKYGIFYPFQTFTKEREVNFSHIPILLEANTREAYSELKFFAGQISDTVLECDSEQRKQIHLAAVFACNFTNHMYAIAHEILKKSGVSFDVLKPLILETALKTESLDPLKAQTGPAVRGDKNVMDKHLDLLKEEDELHVLYSKISRRIARYK
- the tilS gene encoding tRNA lysidine(34) synthetase TilS, with translation MNHLFQKSLKNKCHYHPQQKILVALSGGADSLALLHLFVTAKANVRAAHCNFNLRGAESDSDERFVVDCCKNLGVPLFRKSFDTKGYAKKNGISIEMAARELRYGWFNELLTKEKLDRIATGHHKDDNIETFFINLIRGTGIKGLSGIKPAHGNLIRPLLGFTRTEIEQYCVYNKLNYRTDSTNLESVYMRNKVRHQILPLFKDLNPSFMDTMKKNMNNLSQVSSFFQATVEGIKSKMVVEQDGQLLISLKHVNQFADKKLVLFEILNPYGFNGTVVNKLVECIQNEVSGKQFYSPDYRLIKDRHNIIMLPKEESVGKEVFYIDADEVEMEKPIKLTFDKIIKTTDYKMDKSSKVGQFDADLLNYPLTLRKWQQGDCFKPLGMSNFKKLSDYFIDQKFSLKDKEDVWLLLSGDDIIWVVGHRTDDRYKITPKTTTVAKITF
- a CDS encoding anthranilate synthase component I family protein; translated protein: MRQYITFDIGDSAVFKKKLVHFCATFEYAAVYDSNDYYCGKQGKVNYNSFNFLAGLGHISKVKGDFDAVYKFHNKHRDWLCGYWGYDLKNKLEKLSSDNKDGLQFSDASFFRPRYIIQCSGTTCTVGYIPEINHKNEIQELIDAIVSQAEFMGFESEIKFKSRVSEKEYVDTVNAVLKHIYKGDIYEMNYCMEFYAHNAKINPYAGFNDLIKISPTPFASFLKAQDKFALCASPERYIKKEGANIISQPIKGTAKRTDDIKKDEAIKNDLACSVKERSENIMIVDLVRNDLSRVAAPGSVKVEELCGIYPFAQVFQMISTITAQLGEGKEGIEAIKASFPPGSMTGAPKIRAMKIIEKYEYTKRGLYSGALGFFTPDGDFDFNVVIRTLLYDAANHYLSFMVGSAITEKSMPHLEYKECLLKAKAILQLFNQNKLSHIESSISEVSKK
- a CDS encoding peroxiredoxin, whose amino-acid sequence is MSVLVGKKAPAFNAEAVVNGGEIVENYSLDQFVGKKNVVLFFYPADFTFVCPTEIIAFQDKLSEFEKRNVQVVGVSVDSAFSHWKWLQTEKKEGGIKGVKFPLVADGSLTISQNYDVLAGEYDYNEEGEMIFEGSPMAYRGLFLIDKEGVVRHQVVNDMPLGRSVDETLRMIDALQFFEENGEVCPADWHSGDQGLVATQEGISEFLGKKA
- the pepT gene encoding peptidase T; this encodes MTNIKDRFLRYVGIDTQSDTETGLTPSTPGQLEFSQQLAKELTEIGLEEVELDANGYLMATIPSNIAEDVPVIGFIAHVDTSPDFTGKHVKPQIIEDYDGKDIVLNETKNIVMTSNDFPELKKYVGQTLITTDGNTLLGADDKAGVAAIVTAAEYLIQHPEIKHGKIRIGFTPDEEIGAGADHFDVEKFGAAYAYTIDGGEIGELEYENFNAALAKITVHGRNVHPGYAKNKMRNSIRIANQIISMLPRVETPEHTSGYEGFFHLMAFNGEVEKSELTYIIRDFRMDRFEDRKKEIAHLVSKINSEYGQGTATVEIKDQYYNMCEKVKPVMHIVDKAKRAMEEVGVKPNIKPIRGGTDGARLSYMGLPTPNIFAGGHNFHGRFEFVPLQSMEKAVEVIIKIAELTVLEK